GGGATGACTGATTGTCAATGTACCTGTCTGAATTATGCATTATTTGTTCGAAGTGAGTCTCCGGTTCATATCCTCCACCCCCCAATATTACCAAGTAAATCTACTCTCTTGATCTCTCAAAACCTTTGATCCCTCGAGTCAAACTGCAGTCCCGTTATTCATTATCTGTTGTTCTTTTACTCTCGATACTCCAAGTGGCCAGAATATGCAAGCGTTACCTAAGTTTAACACCTACTTTGTCATTTAAATGGCTCAAGGCATTAGACGCGGGACCTGTGTTACGGGATTTTCTTCAGGTAACACTTGTCCTGCAAGGTGATAATTGTCCATGATTGACCATACTGTTGCCTAGACTATAATTAACACCGATCGtcctaaatgtacatataatcgtatttatttaaaacgagagagagagagagagagagagagaggccgGAAAGTATTCAATGAGTTAAATAAGAGTAAGATTGAGGATAACATACACGTTGCGTTGATGCCTACGGTAGCGACCTTATAATAGTACATCGCGGAATATTTGTCTTCTTTAAATCTGTGGCATATTTTCAACTCATCATAtgcaaaaaataatactttaaaatataacTAATTTTCAAGTACACATATATGCatgattttgtaatacattGCTATGTTTGGGACTCTTGAACaacattaacaaaatacatgtagcaatagttTTCTCgaagtttttgttaaaaacaattcaaagagaataatgaattttcttctaataatatttatatctaaattcTAACAATAGTTAAAACAGCGCTTGTTTCCTCCTTCTTGGTTTAATCCCTAATACAGATAACACGCCTGTTACGGTGTCTTACACCATCgcggtaaaatcgtgaccccgcGATCACCGCGATGACAATACCGCGACGGTGTATCGCGGAAAAGATTAAAACACCATCACGGTGTCGCGggaaaatacgggatccgcgttggcTGTAGTGTATGCAGTAGAAATAAGACTGGCAATGGTTTTGTAAAAGATGACAAGATGTCAGATACAGGTATGGGTACAGTTTGGGTACTAATGTTTCTCTCTGTTGTTGATGCAGGTTGTGTGTTGTGAGGGTAATGCCGGTTTCTATGAAATTGGTTGTACTGTGACTCCATTAGAGGGAGGCTACTCTGTATTGGGATGGAACCACCCTGGGTTTTCAGGGAGCACTGTATGTAATATTCTTCCTCCTTaatgaatgataaaaattacTGGTTTTACAGTATCAAAGCTCAGACTTCTTTATGGTTTTCTGTTCAACAGGGTATTCCATTACCTTCTCAAGAACAAAATGCTGTAGATGCTGTTATGCAGTATGCTATCGATAGCTTGGGTTTCACTCCTGATAACATTTCTGTGTTTGCATGGTCCATTGGTGGATATACTGCATCATGGGTAGCAATGAACTACCCAGACTTAAAATACATTGTAAGTACATGCTGAGGAAAATAAGGGTGGTACCTAATTATGAATGCTATTACGGTAGATGAAGATGGTATCATAAAAAATGAACTTATGATatcatattaaatttaaatctgtCATTTTATTTTCCCTGAACTTTCTCAGGTAGTAGATGCAACTTTTGACGATATTGTCCCATTAGCTCAGGCAAGAATGCCAGAATATTTTGGTAAGAGAAATTTGTTTCATGGTAATgtgtttgttattttatatagtAAAAGTTTTGACATTCGCAAGAATATGCACAAATTAATGTGTAaagcatgattttaaaaatttataatgatgTACAGTGTATAGCTACTGaatatcattttcaaattgACTTCTTATTAGATTTTTTGTGTCTTTTCAGAAAACTTTGTAGAGTTTACAGTTAGATCATATCTTAATTTAGATATAGCAGAACAACTTATCAGGTTTGTATATATTTACTTGTGTTAAAAAGTGTATACATTCTTTcagtgttatttaaaaaaaatgtgagatGACATTTGTGATTTTGTGTATGagattaaaatgaatttaatgggtttttttccccATAGATATTCAGGTCCTGTACTTCTCATAAGAAGAACCAGGGATGAAATGATCACAACTAAGTTAGTCTGATTTACCAACCCTTTTTCTGGAAAAGTTTCCAATGAACTGTACACTGAATGTATGGTTTGTTGCaatcattcattttaatattattttattaagtacatgtattatattttttgtaggtCTGACCCAACAGGAGTGAAACTATACTCCAACAGAGGAAACTATCTTCTAATCAAGTTATTACAACATAGGTAACTTCTACAGatacaataaactgaaaaatgcAGGATATCATAAATTAACCCTATTAAGATATGAAAGCTCAAAATTATTTGTTGGGTATGATATTCCTGATAAGAAATTatcattacaatttttaaaaatatgcaatCTGTTTAATTCAGATACCAGTGTATGATATATGTGTAGTTGCTAGTGAATGGATTGTGTGTACCTGTAATCTGTGTGTTTTATTTCAGATACCCTTGTATAGTAGATGATAGTACCCTGGCTGTGTTAGCTGATTGGTTAGCCAGGCTGAAACCTCAACAAGGTCTGTAGATTTCATTATATTACACCAAGGGTAGACGTAAAAAGAAAATCTTATCagtcatacatgtaatagaaaaatgttatgaaatattctttttgagaatgcatagattttttttaaaagcagttttagaaaaaattgacatatttattACTTTGTTCAAGTGTGAATTTCTTACCATTAAAGACAAATCATAAAATCTAATTACCTGGTAAAACAgcaatatttaaaatcattggTGTACGATTTGCAAGTTTGTAAGGGGATCTATGGAGTATAGAGCTTTGCTGCATTCATTGCTTGGTTTTCTTTTCTACAGAGGACTTATGGCAGACACATGAGGTGGATGAAGACGAATGTTTAGCCAAAATTAGATCCTATATACGGAGCAACTCCGATACATTTCCTTGTAATATAGGTATGTTATAGGTATAGATACATGTGATACTAACctcattgtttgaaaaatatgaacagTAGGCGATTCATTCTCTAAATATCATAATCACAAAACCAGAATGAAGTAAAATTGGGTATAAACATTAATgtactacattgtatttgttgATGTACAATTtgattaagtttaaaaaaatgaactgaACTAGATCAACTAAATGTTCtgattgaaaaattaagaaattaggACTAATGGATATTTGATCCTGTTTCTGGggtattttattcttaaaaatcttgaatttgcaaaaaaataccaaaaactgGGAAATATTTagctttatatatacatttctattactgtaattgatttttatatttatagatGAATATGAATTGTATAGATATTAGTTTGATTACTGGACTGATAAGAAAGAAAGCTAGGAAAACCATTGAATACTTTGCATTTTCATTACTTGTAGATTAAATGTGACATGCCATGTTTTCTAGTCCTTTAAAGATACAATAATCATATGAGTTTTCAAGATTTGTCATTGATGCAaataatgatgtacatgtatatttatatatgcttTTCAGGAGAAGGCTATTCtgaagaagagaaaaagaaaatgacttTATACTTAGTAAGTAAAGTCCTTTCATACACACtctataaacaataaaacagatGCCTTTATGGATAAAGCCATCCAGCTTTAACTCATATAAGACTAAGAGTGATGTATATAGAagcatttaaaattgtttaatcaaATCCCAAACCAAGATTTATATCTGTGATTTAACCATTCAATCTAATTTTAAACTTTCCTAGATCCATGGATAAAAACAATTGATTTGGTCATAACATCATACAACATGCAGCATAAGCCTGACAAGTGTTGTAATTAAATGACATTCTTGTTTCCTGTTTTCAGGCTTCTCGTTACATGGTCGACTTTGACTCCACACACTGTAACCCACTTCCAGCTTCGTTTTTCAAAACCCCCTGGACTCCAGACAGTGAAGACCAGCCTAAGTTTttatgactatatttacatacatCAGTGACTGCTCAAAGCATTGAACGACTGTAGTTGATCCTATACACTGTTGAACAGTgttagagagagaaaaaaaatatcaccaaTTGATCTCCATTGCTGTggaacaaattacatgtatgatgtatAAATGTTGTCATTTTATAcacttttcaatattttagtaatCAATGAagaattttatatgtatttatttcttgtttgtcaGAAATTGCtagtaaaaagaaattttctaaatgtaatttgtgttcacttttaaattatgtacatgtaacgtatttacatgtttaaatgaaaagaaacCAACACGAAAGATGTAGAAATTATACCATTTAATATCACAACAGTAAGaaaatatacacaacaggtAAAAGATTACAAGAAAAACCCTTTTGTTTTAGTATTGAAAAGTTTAGCAGTAAAAATATCACAGTCTGTTGAATAAAACTTCATAGAGGAAATAGAACAGTTTAAAATAAACTGCTAAAAACGGTATTCAAAATCTTATCCCCAGTCGGGATGGATGACAAAATGGCGTGGTATGACGGCGTGCGGGCGGATGTAGTGGGAGCTCCAGTTCTCCACCACGTCATCATTCCTGTACTCCGGCAGGTGGTGCCACGTGGTGTGCATCCAGCGCTCTTTGCGCGTGCCTGGAGACAGCAGACGTAGGTGGTTGAAGCGCGAATTCTTCTGCGCCGTTTTGCCCCTGACTGTCAACTTACTGGTATCGGCGTATGGTCCGTTTCCTTTTCCACTGCAAAAAGGCAAAAAATATGCATTACACCTCAAGTTAAGTAATGtctttgttaaaaattcgtAGTGCTTGCATATACCCAATTTCCATTGTGCACACTGCACAGACAAGAAAGGTGCGTCAAAATGGtgtaaatatactttttatgaTACGCTCAAGAAGCATACCTCTTGTTAATACAAGTTTAAAAGTTCTCGTGACCAGTTAAAGGATGTTGTTAAAATAGATAATGCTGTAATTTTGCTAAGATCTCACTATAATAAAATGCAAATCGTATTCAACAAGACGCAGCAATTACATGTAGCAGTCTAAATTAAGTGTATTTGCTCAGATGATTGTTAAACTCTGAAATAAAacttcatttattatttttttttgttttctatttatgtaattttatt
The nucleotide sequence above comes from Magallana gigas chromosome 2, xbMagGiga1.1, whole genome shotgun sequence. Encoded proteins:
- the LOC105324876 gene encoding phosphatidylserine lipase ABHD16A isoform X1, whose product is MVLEKMLACLRGPKLRRQLTSDEGPGKVYQANLVEATGDKFISVIRFCMSFTYWTSPVVLTVLYRRGYFSSEGLISIGKFAFSISVIYTVAYITRGFGRYSNADYLTFLSVLSAAQKSLTQQNKKMLARYDFEFCAWPVDWRMGENGEVKKIHQQISKPKLTEFNISNLPQRILGYLAVHTFGRRMLYPGATALINSLVGPVLSQNRASLIEEKQGKRAKLLSADGNEIDVLFVDRRQSGNQNGKTLVVCCEGNAGFYEIGCTVTPLEGGYSVLGWNHPGFSGSTGIPLPSQEQNAVDAVMQYAIDSLGFTPDNISVFAWSIGGYTASWVAMNYPDLKYIVVDATFDDIVPLAQARMPEYFENFVEFTVRSYLNLDIAEQLIRYSGPVLLIRRTRDEMITTKSDPTGVKLYSNRGNYLLIKLLQHRYPCIVDDSTLAVLADWLARLKPQQEDLWQTHEVDEDECLAKIRSYIRSNSDTFPCNIGEGYSEEEKKKMTLYLASRYMVDFDSTHCNPLPASFFKTPWTPDSEDQPKFL
- the LOC105324876 gene encoding phosphatidylserine lipase ABHD16A isoform X2; translated protein: MVLEKMLACLRGPKLRRQLTSDEGPGKVYQANLVEATGDKFISVIRFCMSFTYWTSPVVLTVLYRRGYFSSEGLISIGKFAFSISVIYTVAYITRGFGRYSNADYLTFLSVLSAAQKSLTQQNKKMLARYDFEFCAWPVDWRMGENGEVKKIHQQISKPKLTEFNISNLPQRILGYLAVHTFGRRMLYPGATALINSLVGPVLSQNRASLIEEKQGKRAKLLSADGNEIDVLFVDRRQSGNQNGKTLVVCCEGNAGFYEIGCTVTPLEGGYSVLGWNHPGFSGSTGIPLPSQEQNAVDAVMQYAIDSLGFTPDNISVFAWSIGGYTASWVAMNYPDLKYIVIDATFDDIVPLAQARMPEYFENFVEFTVRSYLNLDIAEQLIRYSGPVLLIRRTRDEMITTKSDPTGVKLYSNRGNYLLIKLLQHRYPCIVDDSTLAVLADWLARLKPQQEDLWQTHEVDEDECLAKIRSYIRSNSDTFPCNIGEGYSEEEKKKMTLYLASRYMVDFDSTHCNPLPASFFKTPWTPDSEDQPKFL